Proteins found in one Rahnella aceris genomic segment:
- a CDS encoding GNAT family N-acetyltransferase, giving the protein MKTRLTHAPTESDLEEIKTALRDFNRNFIPKPTFRELGIFVEDENGKKLAGIVAETVGYWMYIKMLWVDETLRGKDVGTQLIREAEEEAKARGCRYSLVDTFSFQARPFYERMGYSMQMALEDYIPDSRAPDDAPSTHTRFFLTKTLS; this is encoded by the coding sequence ATGAAGACTCGTCTCACCCATGCCCCGACCGAAAGCGATCTCGAGGAGATCAAAACGGCACTGCGGGATTTCAACAGAAACTTTATCCCGAAACCGACCTTCCGCGAGTTAGGCATTTTCGTGGAAGATGAGAATGGCAAGAAACTGGCCGGTATCGTGGCTGAAACCGTCGGCTACTGGATGTACATAAAGATGCTGTGGGTCGATGAAACGCTGCGCGGCAAAGATGTCGGCACGCAGCTCATCAGGGAAGCGGAAGAGGAAGCCAAAGCACGGGGTTGCCGTTACTCGCTGGTTGATACGTTCAGTTTCCAGGCGCGGCCTTTCTACGAACGTATGGGCTATAGCATGCAAATGGCGCTGGAGGATTACATCCCTGATTCCCGCGCGCCGGACGATGCGCCCTCGACGCATACGCGGTTCTTTCTGACGAAAACGTTAAGCTGA
- a CDS encoding DJ-1/PfpI family protein, whose amino-acid sequence MVKDNAKKQVALLLADGFEEGEAVIVLDILERLEIQVTTLACQKSLTLRTYHGIQMQANELLSAQGDRLFDAVVMPGGPEGSVALAASKEVVEFVRRHDNAGKLICPLCSAAARVLGGNGLLKGRRYVCSGDLYKDVKDGVYLNQSFVEDGNLLSGKGLGLAFDFAFQLAYRLTGDAETTNFQADHIDYHHWRADQKL is encoded by the coding sequence ATGGTAAAGGACAACGCGAAAAAGCAGGTCGCTCTGCTGCTGGCCGACGGATTTGAAGAAGGTGAAGCGGTAATTGTGCTCGATATTCTCGAGCGGCTGGAGATTCAGGTCACCACATTAGCCTGCCAGAAAAGCCTGACGCTGCGCACCTATCACGGCATTCAGATGCAGGCCAACGAACTGCTGTCCGCGCAGGGGGATCGTTTATTCGATGCCGTCGTCATGCCCGGCGGGCCGGAAGGTTCAGTGGCGCTGGCGGCCAGTAAAGAGGTGGTGGAATTTGTCCGCCGTCATGACAACGCCGGGAAACTGATTTGCCCGCTGTGCTCCGCTGCCGCGCGCGTACTCGGCGGAAACGGGCTGCTGAAAGGTCGTCGCTATGTCTGTTCCGGCGATTTATACAAAGACGTGAAAGACGGCGTTTACCTCAATCAGTCGTTTGTAGAAGACGGCAACTTACTCAGCGGCAAAGGATTAGGGCTGGCGTTTGATTTTGCGTTTCAGCTTGCGTACCGCCTGACCGGCGATGCTGAAACGACCAATTTCCAGGCCGACCATATCGACTATCACCACTGGCGCGCCGATCAGAAGCTTTGA
- a CDS encoding GNAT family N-acetyltransferase, translating to MTILAPMSAAFYQGFAEQLAKDYAEENVTAGLWQADTALERARSSTQSALPQGIDTPDQYLFEIKTKENGETAGYLWFSNVERYGVRSAFVYELTVYPQFRRQGHAAAAFRLMEERLQEQGCVAIELNVFASNPGAQALYASLGYVTTKMNMRKPLNGNI from the coding sequence ATGACTATTTTAGCGCCGATGAGTGCTGCGTTTTACCAGGGTTTCGCAGAACAGCTGGCAAAAGATTATGCAGAAGAGAATGTAACAGCCGGTCTTTGGCAGGCGGATACCGCGCTGGAACGGGCTCGCAGTTCTACGCAAAGTGCACTGCCGCAAGGTATTGATACGCCGGATCAGTATCTTTTTGAGATTAAAACCAAAGAGAACGGCGAAACAGCGGGCTATTTATGGTTTTCCAATGTGGAACGTTATGGCGTGCGCAGCGCGTTCGTGTACGAACTGACGGTGTATCCGCAATTTCGCCGTCAGGGTCATGCAGCGGCAGCGTTCAGATTGATGGAAGAACGCCTGCAGGAACAGGGTTGTGTGGCAATTGAACTGAATGTCTTTGCCAGCAATCCCGGTGCGCAGGCGCTGTACGCCAGCCTCGGTTACGTCACAACGAAAATGAATATGCGTAAACCACTTAACGGGAATATTTAA
- a CDS encoding GlxA family transcriptional regulator encodes MQRNVYFVTLPGVMSLDLTGPAEALRLSGQFRLHYIGPQPEVMMSTGLMVSHLQPLPQSLPEGSILIMPGVAESAENFSSMVAQTTCDWLHQQKSAIEAGNLTLVCICSGSLLAGKAGLLDGYQCTTHHDVIGQLRQQVPAAQVKDNRIFVEDRSVLTSAGISAGIDLALHLIATHLGPQAALDVAREMVVYFRRGGDDPQLSPWLRYRNHLHPAVHRAQNLMAAEPESAWQVEEVAARAHISARHLTRLFRQHLGISVRDYHEQLRIAVAQQRLQQGSGIEKAALAAGFSSARQLRRAQERWR; translated from the coding sequence ATGCAGCGAAATGTCTACTTTGTGACGCTCCCCGGCGTGATGTCGTTAGATCTCACCGGCCCGGCGGAAGCGCTGCGCCTGAGCGGGCAATTCCGGCTGCACTACATCGGGCCGCAGCCGGAAGTCATGATGTCTACCGGCCTGATGGTCAGCCATTTACAGCCACTGCCGCAAAGCCTGCCAGAGGGCAGCATTCTGATCATGCCGGGCGTGGCGGAATCCGCTGAAAACTTCAGCTCAATGGTGGCGCAGACGACCTGCGACTGGCTGCATCAGCAGAAAAGCGCCATTGAAGCGGGGAATTTAACGCTGGTGTGTATCTGCTCCGGCAGCCTGCTGGCCGGAAAAGCCGGGCTGCTCGACGGCTATCAGTGCACGACACATCACGACGTGATCGGGCAGTTGCGCCAGCAGGTACCCGCCGCACAGGTAAAAGATAACCGGATATTTGTTGAAGACCGTTCCGTGCTGACCAGCGCGGGCATCAGCGCCGGTATCGATCTGGCACTGCACCTGATCGCCACGCATCTGGGGCCACAGGCGGCGCTGGATGTCGCCCGCGAAATGGTGGTCTATTTTCGTCGTGGCGGTGATGATCCGCAACTCTCTCCGTGGCTGCGTTACCGTAATCATCTGCACCCCGCCGTTCACCGCGCACAAAATCTGATGGCCGCCGAACCGGAATCCGCCTGGCAGGTGGAAGAGGTCGCTGCCAGAGCGCACATCAGCGCACGCCACCTCACCCGTTTGTTCCGCCAGCATCTGGGTATCAGCGTGCGTGACTACCACGAGCAACTGCGTATCGCCGTGGCGCAACAGCGCCTTCAGCAGGGATCAGGCATCGAAAAAGCCGCCCTCGCCGCCGGATTTTCGTCCGCAAGACAATTGCGCCGTGCGCAGGAGCGGTGGCGTTAA
- a CDS encoding benzoate/H(+) symporter BenE family transporter — translation MASRLSLQNLTFSAVIAGFVAVLVGYTSSAAIIFQAAEAAGASVAQIGGWLSMLGLGMGVTSIGLSLYYRTPVVTAWSTPGAALLVTSLPGTSLNEATGVFVFATGLILLCGVTGLFARLMHYIPQALSAAMLGGILLRFGLNAFTSLQSNFALAGTMCLVYLLAKRALPRYAVVMALVAGLIVAALQGDIALHGQTLTFAAPAFVMPHFTLSTIIGIGIPFFVVTMASQNAPGIATLKAHGYHLPVSPLISWTALTASVLAPFGGFTICIAAITAAICMGEDIHPDPKKRYMAAVSAGVFYLIAGVFGGSIGMIFTALPEALIHTIAGLALLGTIAGSLYRALENERQRDAAIITFLITASGVTLLGVGSAFWGLAGGVITHLILSIPARNRDKSAGKS, via the coding sequence ATGGCCTCGCGTCTCAGTTTGCAGAATTTAACGTTTTCGGCGGTAATCGCCGGATTTGTCGCGGTTTTAGTCGGGTATACCAGCTCCGCGGCGATTATCTTTCAGGCGGCGGAAGCGGCGGGCGCCAGCGTAGCGCAGATTGGCGGCTGGCTGAGTATGCTCGGGCTGGGCATGGGCGTTACCAGCATCGGGCTATCGTTGTATTACCGCACGCCGGTGGTGACGGCCTGGTCAACGCCCGGTGCGGCGCTGCTGGTGACCAGCCTGCCCGGCACTTCGCTTAACGAAGCCACTGGCGTATTTGTGTTTGCCACCGGGCTGATCCTGCTGTGTGGCGTGACCGGTTTATTCGCCAGACTGATGCATTACATTCCTCAGGCGCTGTCAGCGGCGATGCTCGGCGGTATTCTGTTGCGTTTCGGGCTGAACGCCTTTACCTCACTGCAAAGCAATTTTGCCCTCGCAGGGACCATGTGTCTGGTGTATCTGCTGGCAAAACGCGCCCTGCCGCGCTATGCGGTGGTAATGGCGCTGGTTGCCGGGCTGATCGTCGCCGCATTACAGGGGGATATTGCCCTGCACGGTCAGACGCTGACCTTCGCCGCACCGGCGTTTGTGATGCCGCATTTCACACTTTCCACCATTATCGGCATTGGCATTCCGTTTTTTGTGGTGACTATGGCCTCACAGAATGCGCCGGGCATCGCCACACTGAAAGCGCACGGCTATCATCTGCCCGTTTCGCCACTGATTTCCTGGACGGCGCTGACTGCGTCAGTTTTAGCGCCGTTCGGCGGTTTTACCATCTGTATCGCCGCCATTACCGCCGCAATTTGTATGGGTGAGGATATTCATCCTGATCCCAAAAAGCGCTATATGGCGGCCGTCTCGGCAGGCGTTTTCTATCTGATTGCGGGCGTGTTTGGCGGTTCCATCGGCATGATCTTTACTGCGTTACCGGAGGCGCTGATCCACACCATCGCCGGGCTGGCTTTGCTCGGCACCATTGCTGGCAGCCTGTACCGCGCGCTGGAAAATGAGCGTCAGCGCGACGCGGCAATCATTACGTTTCTGATCACTGCTTCCGGCGTCACGCTGCTGGGAGTCGGTTCGGCATTCTGGGGGCTGGCCGGTGGTGTGATAACCCATCTGATCCTCAGCATTCCGGCGCGCAATCGTGATAAATCTGCCGGGAAAAGTTGA
- the idnD gene encoding L-idonate 5-dehydrogenase, whose translation MTIATQSCVVTGKKDVSVINQTLDYTGAGTLVKITRGGICGSDLHYYEHGAVGDFKVREAMVLGHEVVGVVEKSDTPRLQPGQKVALNPSKPCKACKYCLSGDENQCTTMKFFGSAMYFPHINGAFTQYKIVDSNQCIPYDNQVSDRLMVFAEPLAVAIHAVNQAGDIHGKTVFVSGVGPIGCLIVLAAKAKGAAQIVVTDPSERCRTLALAVGAGKALDAAQGDFSEYQAEKGFFDVSFDASGHPSSIRRCLEVTRARGTLVQVGMGPVVNEFPLMMLIAKEINWVGSFRFTEEFNTAVEWLANKTVDPMPLLSAEFPQESLVEALEYALDKSKASKVQLVF comes from the coding sequence ATGACTATTGCCACACAATCCTGCGTCGTAACCGGGAAAAAAGACGTTTCGGTGATCAACCAGACCCTCGACTACACCGGAGCAGGTACGCTGGTGAAAATCACCCGCGGCGGCATCTGCGGCTCGGATCTGCATTATTATGAACACGGCGCGGTGGGTGATTTCAAAGTGCGCGAGGCGATGGTACTCGGCCACGAAGTGGTGGGTGTGGTGGAGAAATCGGATACCCCGCGTTTGCAGCCTGGTCAGAAAGTGGCGCTGAACCCGAGTAAGCCGTGCAAAGCCTGCAAATACTGTCTTTCCGGCGACGAAAATCAGTGCACCACCATGAAATTCTTCGGCAGCGCGATGTATTTCCCGCACATCAATGGCGCGTTTACGCAGTATAAGATCGTCGACAGCAACCAGTGCATTCCTTACGACAATCAGGTCAGTGACCGTCTGATGGTGTTCGCCGAGCCGCTGGCCGTCGCCATTCATGCCGTCAATCAGGCAGGCGATATTCATGGCAAAACGGTGTTTGTTTCCGGCGTCGGTCCGATCGGTTGCCTGATCGTGCTGGCGGCGAAAGCCAAAGGCGCCGCGCAAATCGTGGTGACGGACCCGAGCGAACGTTGCCGCACGCTGGCACTGGCGGTGGGTGCAGGTAAAGCGCTGGACGCCGCACAGGGTGATTTCAGTGAATATCAGGCGGAGAAAGGCTTTTTCGATGTCTCCTTTGATGCCTCCGGCCATCCGTCTTCCATCCGCCGTTGTCTGGAAGTGACCCGCGCGCGCGGCACGCTGGTTCAGGTCGGCATGGGACCGGTGGTGAATGAATTCCCGCTGATGATGCTCATTGCCAAAGAAATTAACTGGGTCGGCAGCTTCCGCTTCACCGAAGAATTCAACACGGCGGTCGAATGGCTGGCGAACAAAACTGTCGATCCGATGCCGCTGCTGTCGGCGGAATTCCCGCAGGAAAGCCTGGTGGAAGCGCTGGAATACGCCCTGGATAAATCCAAAGCCTCGAAAGTGCAACTGGTTTTCTAA
- a CDS encoding Hcp family type VI secretion system effector, with protein sequence MSNPAYLFLTGVDGSPIVGGSLVSGREGAIELKSVTHNMHIPADRNTGKLTGTRIHSPITLQKEFDRTTPLLYRALSEGQTLKSATIKMYHILEAGIEAEYFNIILENVKVTSIAPNLYPGNQTGTHFETIQLRYESITWKYVNGNIIYKDTWNERITA encoded by the coding sequence ATGTCAAATCCAGCATATTTATTTCTAACCGGAGTAGATGGTTCGCCCATTGTTGGTGGTTCGTTGGTTTCAGGCAGAGAGGGGGCGATAGAGTTAAAATCAGTGACTCATAATATGCATATCCCAGCCGACAGAAACACGGGTAAACTAACAGGGACACGAATACATTCTCCGATCACCTTGCAAAAAGAATTCGATAGGACAACGCCGCTTTTGTATCGCGCACTGAGTGAAGGACAAACGCTGAAGTCTGCTACAATCAAAATGTATCATATTCTTGAGGCGGGAATAGAAGCCGAATACTTCAATATCATTTTGGAAAATGTAAAAGTTACATCCATTGCACCCAATTTATACCCCGGCAACCAGACTGGAACACATTTTGAAACTATCCAGCTACGCTATGAAAGCATTACATGGAAGTATGTAAACGGGAATATCATTTATAAAGATACCTGGAATGAACGCATAACCGCCTAA
- a CDS encoding acyltransferase, with protein MSQKISWIDNLRALACMMVVMIHASTSLVVNFAAVHTAEWTVANLLNSASRVCVPLFFMISGALFLGEKSAQKRHFWRVTLCLLFYSAVSLMYILTMTKIGFWPSLRLIVEKPVFYHLWFFYAIIVIYLISPLINVKAVSGRYLLIAGTLLGVLANPQLPAVTWQKIHLLPLDLYISGDTFYYVLYALMGRAISQLNTEKMVITLTASALFILSTLAIATGTYRQMQINQNFADTFYVYSGPLVFISAIALFVVFKNALTHRMLPGFALISRHSLAIYGFHALIIIGLRSQHLDFPQYPLLNIAFLFICGLGGGLLLAMGLGKIDRRNWVS; from the coding sequence ATGAGCCAAAAAATCAGCTGGATAGATAATCTGCGTGCGCTCGCCTGCATGATGGTGGTGATGATCCACGCCAGCACCTCGCTGGTGGTCAATTTCGCTGCGGTCCATACCGCTGAATGGACAGTGGCAAACCTGCTCAATTCCGCCTCGCGCGTCTGTGTGCCGCTGTTCTTTATGATTTCCGGTGCGCTATTTTTGGGTGAAAAAAGTGCGCAAAAACGGCATTTTTGGCGCGTCACATTATGTTTGCTGTTCTACAGCGCCGTCTCGCTGATGTATATCCTCACCATGACAAAAATAGGATTTTGGCCGTCTTTGCGTCTGATTGTGGAAAAACCGGTGTTTTACCATCTTTGGTTTTTCTACGCCATTATCGTGATTTACCTGATTTCCCCGCTGATTAACGTTAAAGCCGTATCCGGCAGATACCTGCTGATCGCCGGAACATTGCTTGGCGTCCTGGCGAATCCGCAACTGCCTGCCGTGACATGGCAGAAAATCCATCTTTTGCCGCTGGATTTATACATCAGTGGCGATACCTTCTATTACGTGCTTTACGCCCTGATGGGCCGCGCCATCAGCCAGCTCAATACTGAAAAAATGGTAATCACGCTTACCGCCAGCGCCCTGTTTATCCTCAGCACGCTGGCGATTGCCACGGGTACGTACCGGCAGATGCAAATTAACCAGAATTTCGCCGACACTTTTTACGTCTACAGCGGCCCGCTGGTGTTTATCTCCGCCATCGCGCTGTTCGTGGTGTTCAAAAACGCGCTGACACACCGCATGCTGCCGGGATTTGCCCTGATCTCCCGTCATTCCCTGGCCATCTACGGCTTTCATGCACTGATCATCATTGGCCTGCGCAGCCAGCATCTCGACTTTCCGCAATATCCGCTGCTGAACATCGCCTTTTTGTTTATCTGCGGACTGGGTGGCGGATTATTACTGGCGATGGGGTTGGGGAAAATAGACCGGCGGAATTGGGTGAGCTGA
- the yfcF gene encoding glutathione transferase, with the protein MSQPSLILYSDANFFSPYVMSAFVALTEKGIPFELEKVDLANAENLKENYSAISVTRRVPTLTNGTFVLSESSAIDEYVEELFPAPTFPAIYPADPENRAKAREVQAWLRSDLMPIREERSTEVVFAGAKRPALSASGQQAAEKLYAAAAFLLGDKEYLFGEWCIADVDLALMLNRLHLNGDPLPEKLAAYAEAQWQRPSVKEWLALSA; encoded by the coding sequence ATGAGCCAGCCTTCGCTGATTTTGTATTCCGATGCCAATTTTTTCAGCCCTTATGTGATGTCCGCTTTTGTCGCGCTGACCGAAAAAGGCATTCCCTTTGAACTGGAAAAGGTAGATCTGGCTAACGCGGAAAACCTGAAGGAAAATTATTCGGCGATTTCCGTCACCCGCCGCGTACCGACATTAACCAATGGCACGTTTGTGTTATCCGAGTCTTCTGCGATTGATGAATATGTCGAAGAGTTGTTCCCTGCGCCCACGTTCCCGGCCATTTACCCGGCTGACCCTGAAAACCGCGCCAAGGCCCGTGAAGTACAGGCATGGCTGCGCAGCGATCTGATGCCTATTCGCGAAGAGCGTTCAACGGAAGTGGTGTTTGCCGGTGCGAAACGTCCGGCGCTCAGTGCAAGCGGACAGCAGGCGGCTGAAAAATTGTATGCCGCCGCAGCGTTTTTACTGGGCGACAAAGAATATTTATTTGGCGAATGGTGTATTGCGGACGTGGATCTGGCGCTGATGCTTAATCGTCTGCATCTGAACGGCGATCCGCTGCCGGAGAAACTGGCCGCTTACGCAGAGGCGCAATGGCAGCGGCCATCGGTGAAGGAATGGCTGGCGCTTTCAGCTTAA
- a CDS encoding GNAT family N-acetyltransferase — protein MSQPHDVMIRLLTPADREGWEALWRDYLDFYQSELDPAQFDYTFQRLSQPDYASMFGYVAEYEGKLAGLVNCINHDHGWHMQQVVYLQDLYVDDRARKLGIGQKLIEAVYAYADENNKANVYWTTQTSNHTARKLYDRIGTLTEFIKYSR, from the coding sequence ATGAGCCAGCCGCACGATGTGATGATCCGTCTGTTAACCCCCGCAGACCGCGAAGGTTGGGAAGCGTTATGGCGTGATTATCTGGATTTTTACCAGTCGGAGCTCGATCCGGCGCAATTTGATTACACTTTCCAGCGTTTATCACAGCCTGATTACGCCAGCATGTTTGGCTATGTGGCGGAGTACGAGGGAAAACTGGCCGGGCTGGTGAACTGTATCAATCACGATCATGGCTGGCACATGCAGCAGGTGGTGTATTTGCAGGATTTGTACGTTGACGACCGCGCCCGCAAACTGGGGATCGGGCAAAAACTGATTGAAGCGGTTTATGCTTACGCCGACGAAAACAATAAAGCCAACGTCTACTGGACTACCCAGACCTCAAATCATACTGCCCGCAAACTGTATGATCGTATTGGTACGCTGACCGAATTTATTAAATATTCCCGTTAA
- a CDS encoding LysE family translocator: MTVTESLLSYALAAGILTLTPGLDTALVLRTAASQGSKKALSTAFGISTGCLVWGAMVALGLGAVLAASEIAFNVLKWIGAAYLAWLGLQMLFKPRNEMNMDAPQSRRTALRIGNSPFVKGLFGNVLNPKVGVFYVSFLPQFVATGYPVGPYIFGLAAMHAVIGTLWSVTMISATRPLSRWLRRPAVVRTLDRLTGTVFIAFAVRLATTKR, encoded by the coding sequence ATGACCGTTACCGAATCCCTGCTTTCTTACGCGCTTGCCGCTGGCATTTTAACCCTCACCCCCGGTCTCGATACCGCACTGGTGCTGCGCACTGCCGCCAGTCAGGGCAGTAAAAAGGCGCTGTCCACCGCTTTTGGCATCAGCACCGGTTGTCTGGTCTGGGGCGCGATGGTAGCACTTGGCCTTGGCGCCGTGCTCGCTGCCTCTGAAATCGCCTTCAATGTCTTGAAATGGATCGGTGCCGCGTATCTGGCCTGGCTCGGCCTGCAGATGTTGTTCAAACCCCGCAACGAAATGAACATGGATGCGCCGCAAAGCCGCCGCACCGCCTTACGCATCGGGAACTCGCCGTTCGTTAAAGGCCTTTTTGGCAACGTGCTTAACCCGAAAGTCGGTGTGTTTTATGTCTCTTTCCTGCCGCAGTTCGTCGCCACCGGCTATCCGGTCGGGCCGTACATTTTCGGCCTCGCCGCCATGCATGCGGTGATCGGGACGTTATGGTCGGTCACCATGATTTCGGCCACCCGCCCGCTGTCGCGCTGGTTGCGCCGTCCGGCAGTGGTCAGAACGCTGGACCGGCTCACCGGCACCGTGTTTATCGCTTTTGCAGTTCGCCTCGCTACGACAAAACGTTAA
- a CDS encoding MFS transporter: MHNSPNTASLLGRQALLFPLCLVLFEFATYIGNDMIQPGMLAVVANFNAGEEWVPTSMTAYLAGGMFLQWLLGPLSDRRGRRPVMLAGVSFFIITCLAILFVQNIEQFMVMRFLQGISLCFIGAVGYAAIQESFEESVCIKITAMMANVALIAPLLGPLAGAALIHVAPWQSMFVIFAVLAAIALWGLWKSMPETASRLGEPFSMPSLLRDYKHVLKNRQFVCGALAIGFASLPLLTWIAQSPVILISGEGLAAYDYGLLQVPIFGALIIGNVTLARLTGKRTVEYLIKLGAGPMVVGLLIAAVATMFSAHAYLWMTAGLSLYAFGIGVANAGLYRLTLFSSDMSKGTVSAAMGVISMMIFTVGIELAKVAYVEGGAGMFNMFNLISGLAWLALVVVFLRSRQVVLPPNSVV, from the coding sequence ATGCATAATTCTCCAAATACTGCGTCCCTTCTGGGTCGGCAGGCGCTTTTGTTCCCTCTGTGCCTGGTGCTGTTCGAATTCGCGACTTATATCGGTAACGATATGATCCAACCGGGCATGCTGGCCGTCGTGGCTAATTTTAATGCCGGGGAAGAATGGGTGCCAACATCCATGACCGCTTATCTGGCTGGCGGCATGTTCCTGCAATGGCTGCTCGGGCCACTGTCAGACAGACGCGGGCGTCGTCCGGTCATGCTGGCGGGCGTGAGCTTTTTCATCATCACCTGTCTGGCCATTTTGTTCGTACAAAACATTGAACAGTTTATGGTGATGCGTTTCCTGCAAGGCATCAGCCTGTGCTTTATCGGCGCGGTCGGCTATGCCGCGATACAGGAATCCTTCGAAGAATCGGTGTGTATTAAAATCACGGCCATGATGGCGAATGTCGCGCTGATTGCCCCGCTGCTCGGGCCGCTGGCCGGTGCGGCGCTGATCCACGTTGCCCCGTGGCAGTCGATGTTTGTAATTTTCGCCGTGCTCGCCGCTATCGCGCTATGGGGACTGTGGAAATCGATGCCGGAAACAGCTTCCCGGCTTGGTGAACCGTTCTCGATGCCAAGCCTGCTGCGCGATTACAAGCACGTGCTGAAGAACCGTCAGTTCGTATGCGGCGCGCTGGCGATTGGTTTTGCCAGCCTGCCGCTGCTGACGTGGATTGCACAGTCGCCGGTGATTTTAATCAGCGGCGAAGGCTTAGCCGCTTACGATTATGGCCTGTTACAGGTGCCGATTTTCGGCGCACTGATTATCGGTAACGTTACGCTGGCGCGCCTGACGGGCAAACGTACCGTCGAATATCTGATTAAACTGGGCGCAGGCCCGATGGTGGTCGGTTTGCTGATCGCCGCGGTGGCTACGATGTTTTCTGCGCATGCCTATCTGTGGATGACCGCCGGTCTGAGCCTGTATGCGTTCGGAATTGGTGTGGCGAATGCCGGTTTGTACCGCCTGACGCTGTTCTCCAGCGACATGAGCAAAGGGACTGTCTCCGCCGCCATGGGCGTTATCAGCATGATGATTTTCACGGTTGGGATTGAGCTGGCAAAAGTGGCTTATGTCGAAGGCGGTGCGGGGATGTTTAACATGTTCAACCTGATCAGCGGCCTCGCCTGGCTGGCGCTGGTGGTGGTTTTCCTGCGCAGCCGTCAGGTGGTGCTGCCGCCGAACAGCGTGGTGTGA
- a CDS encoding helix-turn-helix domain-containing protein, which yields MQELTHHIGSQLKAVRSERGWSLSQTAEHTGVSKAMLGQIERGESSPTVATLWKIASGLNVSFSEFLETPPAQSAALHRHGLLTTFNSDTSGMRVVPLFPFDTTLRMDMFVIDLEPGGCSESTPHEAGVIEHVIVIEGELTLTVDGVTRVLSAGEALRFVADCPHAYRNESGHSVRFHDLIHYPQSRP from the coding sequence ATGCAGGAACTCACCCACCATATTGGCAGCCAGCTGAAAGCCGTGCGCAGCGAACGCGGCTGGAGTCTCAGCCAGACGGCAGAACATACCGGCGTCAGTAAGGCGATGCTCGGGCAAATCGAGCGCGGCGAATCCAGCCCGACCGTCGCGACGCTGTGGAAAATCGCCAGCGGCCTGAATGTTTCGTTCTCGGAATTTCTCGAAACGCCGCCCGCGCAGTCAGCGGCGTTGCATCGCCACGGCTTACTGACTACGTTCAACAGTGACACTTCGGGCATGCGCGTGGTGCCGCTGTTTCCGTTCGATACCACGCTGCGTATGGACATGTTTGTTATCGATCTCGAGCCGGGCGGATGCAGCGAATCCACACCACACGAAGCCGGAGTGATTGAGCATGTGATTGTTATCGAAGGTGAACTGACGCTGACGGTTGACGGCGTGACGCGCGTGCTCAGCGCCGGTGAAGCTTTGCGTTTTGTTGCCGATTGTCCGCACGCTTACCGCAATGAAAGCGGTCATTCCGTGCGTTTCCACGACCTGATACATTATCCGCAGTCACGCCCGTAA